One stretch of Oncorhynchus masou masou isolate Uvic2021 chromosome 9, UVic_Omas_1.1, whole genome shotgun sequence DNA includes these proteins:
- the LOC135545769 gene encoding small integral membrane protein 32-like: MLRQILLNSTNALDFDLGMALQTHETVSVNASHGSVNMAALPTGSRGGMREDGELNKPDLATYMIICLLLFLLVLLIVFFINCQLRNSFFASMPYDRSLREARTSYK, encoded by the coding sequence ATGTTGAGACAAATCCTGCTGAATTCCACCAACGCACTAGACTTCGACCTAGGGATGGCCCTCCAGACGCACGAGACCGTGTCCGTTAACGCATCTCACGGATCGGTGAACATGGCGGCGCTGCCCACGGGCAGCAGGGGCGGGATGCGGGAGGACGGGGAGCTGAACAAACCGGACCTGGCCACCTACATGATAATATGTCTGTTGCTGTTTCTGCTCGTGCTGCTCATCGTTTTCTTCATCAACTGTCAGCTGAGGAACTCTTTCTTCGCCTCCATGCCCTACGATCGGTCTCTCAGAGAGGCCCGGACCTCCTACAAGTAG